The following coding sequences lie in one Vibrio toranzoniae genomic window:
- a CDS encoding ethanolamine utilization protein EutQ gives MKQVKRVDSKALDFNVRGDTPGMAYVARALSSEISPNIGVGFAKWEGAKVAWTVLYDEVIFVIEGCFELTANGETHFVHPGQMLWIPEGTELVYGGHALFGYVVHPGNWKEIHGIE, from the coding sequence ATGAAGCAAGTAAAACGAGTAGACAGTAAAGCGTTAGATTTCAATGTACGTGGTGACACGCCAGGAATGGCCTACGTTGCACGTGCACTTAGCTCCGAAATTTCGCCAAATATCGGGGTGGGCTTTGCTAAGTGGGAAGGCGCGAAAGTCGCGTGGACCGTATTGTACGATGAAGTGATTTTTGTGATTGAAGGCTGTTTTGAGCTCACTGCAAATGGCGAAACACATTTTGTTCACCCAGGACAAATGCTCTGGATTCCAGAAGGAACCGAGCTGGTTTATGGTGGCCATGCGTTATTTGGTTACGTGGTTCACCCTGGTAACTGGAAAGAAATTCATGGTATCGAGTAA
- the ltaE gene encoding low-specificity L-threonine aldolase, producing the protein MDFRSDTVTKPSQAMRDAMANAEVGDDVYGDDPTVNELELWAANETGFEAAMFTSSGTQANLLGLMAHCERGDEYLCGQQAHNYKYEAGGAAVLGSIQPQPIDNNPDGTLDFKKLAAAIKPNDSHFARTKLLSLENTINGKVLPMSYLAEAREFVNQHGLQMHLDGARVYNAAVALDVHIKEIAQHFDSMTICLSKGLGAPIGSLLLGSKEYIAKARRLRKMVGGGMRQAGILAAAGKMALTENVAQLKADHDNAKNLAIGLNELEGFSVNPDFIQTNIVFAKLDESVDINRIARELGEKGITMSPGNPIRFVTHRDISAEDIATFLTTLESAL; encoded by the coding sequence ATGGACTTTCGTTCTGATACCGTAACTAAACCTTCACAAGCTATGCGTGATGCAATGGCAAACGCAGAAGTGGGTGATGATGTTTATGGCGACGACCCAACCGTAAACGAATTAGAACTGTGGGCAGCCAACGAAACGGGCTTTGAAGCCGCTATGTTCACCTCTTCAGGTACGCAAGCCAACCTACTCGGGTTAATGGCGCACTGTGAACGTGGTGACGAATACCTTTGTGGCCAACAAGCGCACAACTACAAGTACGAAGCTGGCGGCGCTGCGGTACTAGGTTCGATTCAACCTCAACCAATCGATAACAACCCTGACGGTACATTAGATTTCAAAAAGCTCGCTGCTGCGATTAAACCAAACGACAGCCACTTCGCCCGCACTAAGCTTTTAAGCCTAGAAAACACGATTAATGGCAAAGTACTGCCGATGTCTTACTTAGCCGAAGCTCGTGAGTTCGTAAACCAACACGGCCTACAAATGCACCTAGATGGCGCGCGCGTATACAACGCAGCAGTGGCGCTGGATGTTCACATCAAGGAAATCGCACAACACTTCGATTCGATGACTATCTGTTTATCGAAAGGTTTGGGCGCTCCGATTGGTTCCCTCCTACTTGGTAGCAAAGAGTACATCGCTAAAGCACGTCGACTACGTAAAATGGTCGGTGGCGGTATGCGTCAAGCCGGCATCCTTGCTGCAGCAGGTAAAATGGCACTGACCGAGAACGTTGCTCAACTTAAAGCTGACCACGACAATGCAAAAAATCTAGCGATTGGTTTAAACGAGCTAGAAGGCTTCTCGGTTAACCCTGATTTCATCCAAACTAACATTGTGTTTGCTAAATTAGATGAGTCTGTTGATATCAACCGCATCGCACGAGAGTTAGGTGAAAAAGGCATTACGATGTCACCAGGGAACCCTATTCGTTTTGTTACCCACCGAGACATTAGCGCAGAAGACATTGCTACTTTCCTAACAACATTAGAAAGCGCGCTTTAG